One region of Juglans regia cultivar Chandler chromosome 4, Walnut 2.0, whole genome shotgun sequence genomic DNA includes:
- the LOC108982706 gene encoding zinc finger protein 8-like isoform X2, giving the protein MDKSTEKETHDFMNVESFSQLPFIRPAPVKEKCIKLFGIEFGGDNPAGATDYSESAETNACEDAKEHNENVESNRRFECHYCCRNFPTSQALGGHQNAHKRERQHAKRAHLQSAMMHSSLSDPQVYGFMNYRHGSAPMPALTYPSWNPSNSNTISTAGNGSRYYGSHGPFSQPAPINGSPLALWRIPAVQSNPTLNRDRSLHPLPLFAGDEMKHSQLGGSSSQSRVFHTCEEYYMGSVGWT; this is encoded by the exons ATGGACAAGAGTACGGAGAAAGAAACCCATGACTTCATGAACGTTGAATCCTTCTCTCAGCTCCCCTTCATCCGCCCCGCACCGGTTAAAGAAAAGTGCATTAAGCTTTTCGGCATAGAATTTGGCGGTGACAACCCTGCGGGTGCCACAGACTACTCCGAGTCGGCTGAGACCAACGCATGCGAGGACGCCAAGGAGCACAACGAGAACGTGGAGAGTAACCGCAGATTTGAGTGCCATTACTGTTGTCGAAACTTCCCTACCTCACAAGCCTTGGGCGGCCACCAAAACGCGCATAAAAGGGAACGCCAGCACGCAAAACGCGCGCACCTTCAGTCGGCCATGATGCATAGTAGTCTCTCTGATCCGCAGGTCTATGGATTTATGAATTACCGCCACGGCTCCGCTCCAATGCCGGCATTGACTTATCCATCTTGGAACCCTAGTAATTCTAATACCATTAGTACTGCTGGTAATGGTAGCAGGTATTATGGAAGCCACGGCCCATTTTCTCAGCCTGCACCTATAAATGGGAGTCCTTTGGCCTTGTGGCGAATCCCTGCCGTCCAAAGTAACCCTACTTTGAATCGGGACCGTTCGTTGCACCCGTTGCCATTGTTTGCTGGAGATGAGATGAAGCACTCACAGCTTGGCGGGTCTAGTTCTCAAAGCAG AGTATTTCATACGTGTGAGGAATATTATATGGGATCTGTTGGATGGACATGA
- the LOC108982706 gene encoding zinc finger protein 8-like isoform X1, giving the protein MDKSTEKETHDFMNVESFSQLPFIRPAPVKEKCIKLFGIEFGGDNPAGATDYSESAETNACEDAKEHNENVESNRRFECHYCCRNFPTSQALGGHQNAHKRERQHAKRAHLQSAMMHSSLSDPQVYGFMNYRHGSAPMPALTYPSWNPSNSNTISTAGNGSRYYGSHGPFSQPAPINGSPLALWRIPAVQSNPTLNRDRSLHPLPLFAGDEMKHSQLGGSSSQSRYVYESKSSVQADHVSLDLHL; this is encoded by the coding sequence ATGGACAAGAGTACGGAGAAAGAAACCCATGACTTCATGAACGTTGAATCCTTCTCTCAGCTCCCCTTCATCCGCCCCGCACCGGTTAAAGAAAAGTGCATTAAGCTTTTCGGCATAGAATTTGGCGGTGACAACCCTGCGGGTGCCACAGACTACTCCGAGTCGGCTGAGACCAACGCATGCGAGGACGCCAAGGAGCACAACGAGAACGTGGAGAGTAACCGCAGATTTGAGTGCCATTACTGTTGTCGAAACTTCCCTACCTCACAAGCCTTGGGCGGCCACCAAAACGCGCATAAAAGGGAACGCCAGCACGCAAAACGCGCGCACCTTCAGTCGGCCATGATGCATAGTAGTCTCTCTGATCCGCAGGTCTATGGATTTATGAATTACCGCCACGGCTCCGCTCCAATGCCGGCATTGACTTATCCATCTTGGAACCCTAGTAATTCTAATACCATTAGTACTGCTGGTAATGGTAGCAGGTATTATGGAAGCCACGGCCCATTTTCTCAGCCTGCACCTATAAATGGGAGTCCTTTGGCCTTGTGGCGAATCCCTGCCGTCCAAAGTAACCCTACTTTGAATCGGGACCGTTCGTTGCACCCGTTGCCATTGTTTGCTGGAGATGAGATGAAGCACTCACAGCTTGGCGGGTCTAGTTCTCAAAGCAGGTATGTTTACGAATCGAAGTCGAGCGTGCAGGCCGACCATGTGAGTTTGGATCTTCATCTGTAG